From the Synechococcus sp. KORDI-49 genome, the window ACTGAACTGTTCGAACTGCTCAAGCGCATCGGCGTGGCGCTTCTCCTGAATCAGCCCCTGGGCCAGGTTCTGGCGTGAGGGTTTGAAATTGGCATCGATGGCCAGCGCCTGGCGGTAGCTGGCCATCGCCGCTGCCGATTGTTTGAGGGCTCCGTAGGCAAGGCCGAGGTTGTTCCAGGCATCGGCGTAATTCGGTGCATGCTCAAGGCAGAGCCGGAACGCCTCCACGGATTCGGCATCGCGTTTGAGCTCCCGCAGCAGGTTGCCGAGTGCAAAAGCGGCCTGATAGGCAGTGGGCTGATCCCGCAGCAGCAGGCGCAGCTGCCGTTCCGCCGCATCGCGATCCCCTGCATTCAGGTAGGCCTGCGACAGGTTGATGTGGGCTTCATGGAAGCTGGGGAATGGCTCAAGGGCTTCTCGATAGAGACGAATCGCTTCCACGTTGTTGCCCACAGCCCTGCAGGCATTCCCGCCGTTGAACAGCACGTAGGGCGTGAGAAAGCCAGCGGCCTGGGCCCGCTCGTAGGCCCGCAGCGCCAACTCATGCTGTCCCAGCTGGGCATGGGCCAGGCCTGCCAAGTACGCAACCTCACCGGCATGGGGATGACCGTGGAGGCTGGCCACCTGATCCAGCACCTCCTGGGAGCGGTTCTGGCTGATGGCCTCATACAGATGGGCAAGACCAGCCTCAGGGCTGTTGTGGGGAGGCCACTGGCCTTGCGGTGGATCAATGGAAGGAAGCGGTGGCCGTTGCAAGGCCTGTTGGGCCACGCTGAGTTGCTGTTGGGCTTCGAGCAATTGCTGCTGCAACCCGGCGATCTGGAGGTGACGATCACGCAGTTGCTGCAGCGGATCCACCAGAGCATCCGTGTCCAAGGCGGCAAGGGGGCGGACCTTGTCGCCCCGTCGGCGCGGCAGCCCATAGCCATAGGCCTCCAGGTCGACTCCATACAAGCGCTCCAATCGAGCCAGAGCGTCTTTGCTGTAGGCGTCTTGCCAGCGTTTGGCGAGCCGTTGGCGGAACTGATCGTCGTAGCGTTGCAACTCCTGCTGGATCCGTTGGAGACGTTCGGCGGGCAGCAACGGCTCCAGCAAAGGCGGCAGATCCTTGATCAACTGATCACGATCCAACCGCTGGTTGAACAACTCAGCCTCACCAAGCCATTGCCGCTGCGGACGCAGGTGCCCATCGCTCTGCAGCAGCTGCCAATGCTCCTCCAGATAGGCCAGAAAATCCTGGAAGCGGCAGGGTTCAAGGCGATCACGTCCACGCACCGACTGCACTGAGGCATTCAGCGGTGCATAGGACGGATCGGCCAGATGCAACTTGTCGTGCCAGAACGACAGCAGGCGCTCTGCGGGGTGGCGTGTCACCGCCAGCCGCAGCCCATGGGGATCGGCCAGCAGCTGCTCCTGCTGCTGTTGCGACAACTGCGCCAAGGCCGGCAGCTGGTGCACATCGGAACGGTGGATGGCCAGAGCTGGGCGGGTTTCACCCACAGACGCCCTTTCCCCTGGCTCTCGCCCCGAGGCGATCACGGCCAGACGCTTGAGCAAGGTGGAAGCGACCTTGGGAACTGGCGCGACGCACCAGCGCACCTCAGCAATCACGAGGACGAGGCTGCGCTCCAGTGCACCGAAAGCCGTCATCCGCTGAGGGAAAACAGTTCAGTCGAGATTAAGAGCGTTTCGACAAGACACAGCGCCAACATTGCAATCTCATGGCGAGACCATCAGCAGCTGCTGACACCCGAAAAGCCTGCAGCAGCCTTGTTTTCACAGCAGAAAAATGACAGTGGGCCGATACGTCCGCATCTCAGCGAGACACATTCACAAAGCCATGCCAGATCAAGTCGATCTCAACAAAGTCATGAAATAGTCCCGTTTCGGTCGTTGTGGGCCCTTCGCTGCTGCTGAGCATTGTTCTGAAGCTGGGCGGCCACCGCCGTGGCACCAAGACACGTCGCAGCAGCCGTAGCCGTCGCTGGAGCCGTTCGGCTCAGACCCTTTTCGCCAGTTGGGCGGTGATTGGCCAGATGGGCGCGATCGGTGTGCTCGTTGGCGAAGCCTTCGAGCCTCAACTGGCGAAAGCCAACCCACCCATGGCTGGTGATGACTCTGGAAAAGCAGCCACTTCCACCGGCGCTGGAGCCTTTGCGATTGGAGCGGGCGCAACCGCTTCGGGCACCTACGCTATTGCCATAGGCAAATCATCAAGCGCAAGCGCAGACGGCGGCTGCGCATTAGCAATCGGTTACTCAGCGAAATCACTAGGCAAACAATCAATTGCCATTGGTGCCTCTGCAATTGCCCAAGAGGAATCCGCCATTGCCATTGGTTGTCAAGCCTCGGCAACAGATGCAAAGGCCATTGCCATTGGACAAAAGGCCACCGCTAGTGACCAAGGCATTGCAATTGGTCTTGATTCGACTTCGTCCGCAACAAACGGTCTTGCCATTGGCTTCCAAGCCGATGCCAGTGGTTCCGCCACCATTGCAATTGGATGCAAAGCAAGTGCTTCGGGTGGAGATAGAGCCGTTGCCATCGGCGAACAAGCTGAAGCGACTGGCACGAATTCCTATGCCATCGGCGTTCAAGCCGAAGCTACTGCAGTAAATTCATTCGCCATTGGCACTCAGGCCAGTACAACTCGGATAGGTCAGATCTCCATTGGCAAACCAGACGGAAGTTGGAATAACGGAGAAGTCACCATTGGCTCACTGGAGCATTACGAAAGTGTCAGTGATGGACGTCAAATTGAATGGAACGAAGAAGAGGGTGATTGGGAAGTTGGAGCTGATGATGCTGACGTAACCAAGATTGGTTTGGTCATCGCCAACGGTGACGGATCCCTTTTCAGATTAAACGTCACTGGTGGAGGGCTGGATCAAATCGTGAGCGGCTCCACCTGCGAGTCAAACGGTGACAAAGCTGAATGTTATGGAGAAGGTGCTAATGCCACAGGCAAATACACAACAGCCATTGGCGCTAACGCAACAGCAGCAACAAGTTCAAATAGTACTGATTTTGGAGCAACAGCTCTTGGCTACAACGCCAACGCCGGCGGATCTAACTCCGCAGCGATTGGGCGTCAGGCCAACGCCAGCGGCACTTACTCCACGGCATTGGGTTCTCAAGCCAACGCCAGTGGAGTTGCTTCCATGGCATCGGGTACTTACGCCACCGCCAGCGGCAATTACTCCCAGGCATTGGGTTATGAAGCCAACGCCAGCGGCGACTCCTCTACCGCTTTGGGACGTGGCGCAACAGCCAGCAATGCTTCTTCCACGGCGTTGGGGACCGGCGCGGCGACAACCCGAGACGATCAACTCATGCTCGGCAAGGAAGCAACGCAAGTCACCGTCGCCAATCTTGCTAATACCAGCCGAGGAGCCAGCGGCCAAGCCATCGTTGTTGCCAATAGTGATGGCACGCTGAGCAGTTTTGAAGTTGGCGGCAGCACCCTCGATTCACTGACTTGTGTTGGCAACGGAACCAACGCCGTTTGCTACGGGCCAGGGGCCAATGCCACAGGCAAATACACAACAGCGATTGGCGCTAACGCAACAGCAGCAATAAGTTTAAATAGTACTGATTTTGGAGCAACAGCTCTTGGCTACAGCGCCAACGCCGGCGGAGCTAACTCCACGGCGATAGGGCGTCAGGCCAACGCCAGCGGCACTTACTCCACGGCATTGGGTTCACAAGCCAACGCTAGTGGAATTGCTTCCATGGCTTTTGGTGCTGGTGCCAATGCCAACGAGACTGCGGCTATTGCCGTGGGCGTTAACTCCACAGCGTTAGGAGCCAATTCGTCCGCCTTTGGTACAGAAGCTCAAGCCACCGAAGAAGATGCCGTCGCGATTGGCCACACAGCCGTCGCCAACAAAATCAACGCAATAGCAATCGGTTCTGGTGCTCGTGCAACAGGAATCAATTCCATTGCATTGGGTGATTTAGCCACTGCCTCCGCCCACAATTCCTCTGCCATTGGCCTAAAGGCCAACGCCACGCAAACGTGGGCCACAGCTATTGGTTTTCAAGCTAACGCCACAAACGTTGACACCACAGCGATTGCTCCATACGCCACAGCCAGTGGACGTGCCGCTCTGGCAATTGGTTACAAGGCCAAGGCCACAGGTGGTTACTCTCAGGCAGTTGGTTTTGCTGCCAGCTCGGGCGGCCAAAATTCCACCGCACTTGGACACCAAGCCAAAAGCGGAGGAAAAAATAGCATTGCCCTTGGATATGAATCCAATTCTCAATACGCAAATTCAACCGCGATTGGTGTAAGCGCTAAAACAACACGCGCTGATCAACTGATGCTGGGCAAGGCGGCGACGGAAGTCACCGTTGCCAATCTTGCTGATGCTGATAGCTCACAAGAACGAAACGCCATCGTCACCGCCAACGCAGATGGCACCCTCAGCCGTTATGAAGTTGGTGGCAGTGCCTTCAATTCATTGAGCTGTGAAGGCAACGGCGACAACGCCGTTTGCTATGGCCCTGGAGCCAATGCCACAGGCAAAAACACAACAGCGATTGGTGCTTATGCCAGTGCAGCTGCCTCTTCCAACACGGCTGAATTTGCTGCTACTGCGATTGGATCGAATGCCAATGCATCTGGAGCATCCTCAACCAGTATTGGAAATTCTTCTCGTGCGAACAGATCAGGATCAATTGCCATTGGCCATCTGGCGAACGCTGATGATGTCAGAACCATTGCCATCGGATCCGGCAGCACAGCAACTGCAGAATGTGCCATGGCTGTGGGCTGGAATGCCAGTGCTACCGCCAACAATTCAATCGCAATAGGCCTCAACTCCTCCAGCACTGGACCGAACAGCACAGCATTGGGTCATAACGCTCAAGCAACACGCGGCCAGTCCATTGCGATTGGACGCGGAGCGGTGGCAGACAAATTTGGAACAGCCGCCTTAGGGGCCTGCTCCAATGCTTTTGGCGAACGTTCGATTGCCGTTGGTGTTTACGCGAATGCCACAGGCGTCTGTTCCATGGCCATTGGCTTTACAGCTAATGCCACAGCTGAAAATTCAATTGCTATCGGTGATAGTGCAAACGCGACAGCCAATAATTCCATCGCAATTGGATTAACAAGCAAAGCATCAGACGTTGATTCAACAGCGATTGGTCACAACTCATCGAGCACTGGAGTGAACAGCTCAGCCTTTGGCCAGCGCGCGAAAGCGAGTGGAAACGATTCCACCAGTCTTGGCAAAGCCTCAAGAGCCACCGGCCAGGGAGCAACAGCAGTTGGTCATTTTGCACAAGCTGACGGAGATCGCACCATCGCTGTTGGTGCTGGCAGCCTCTCGAATCAAATCTGCGCCGTTGCCATTGGTCAGTTCTCCAGGGCGACAGGCACCAGCGTTCTAGCGATTGGAACCAATGCATCGGCTTCCAAAGCCGATGCCATCGCCATCGGCATTCTCTCGAATTCGTCCGCAGCCAACACCACCACGGTTGGCACCGAAGCCGTCGCCAGCCAGGAATCGGCCAGTGCCTACGGAACAGAAGCCGCCGCCACGGGTGAACGTTCCATGGCCTTTGGTGCTGGCTCAATCTCCAGCGACACAAATACAACAGCCATGGGCACAGCCGCCCAAGCGACTGGAGTCAATGCCAGCGCCTATGGAGCTGGTGCTAATTCCGCCGGCGAGAACTCCATGTCGTTTGGCGCGGCATCCACGGCCACAAGCAAGAACGATCTGGCCTTTGGCACATCTGCTTTCACCTCTGGCCCCAACGCCAGTGTGTTTGGAACCTTGGGTCAAGCAACTAAGGGCGACGCCACAGCAATTGGTTTCCAAGCCCAAGCCCTTGGCATTGACTCCACCGCAGTCGGCAAAGGCGCTCAAGCCACAAAGGAGAATGCCGTTGCCCTGGGTTCTGATGCCATTGCAAGTGGCCTTGGTTCCACGTCACTGGGTGATGCAGCAACAGCGAGCGGAGCCAATGCAACAGCGTTAGGCATAGCAGCTGATGCAGGTGGATCCAACTCCACGGCGATTGGTCGTCAGGCCGTTGCTGCTTTCGCCAATTCAACCGCGATTGGTGCTGGATCAGCCACAACACGCGCCGATCAACTGATGCTGGGCAAGGCGGAGACGGAAGTCACCGTTGCCAACCTTGCTGATGCTGATAGCTCACAAGAACGAATCGCCATTGTCACCGCCAACGCAGATGGCACTCTTTCTCGCATCAACATCGGTGACGGCATCACCATTGATGGAGACACCATCGCCGCTAACACCTCGATCGTCACTGGTGGCTTAAACACCGAAGTCAGCCCATCACCAGATGGCAGTGTCACCACTTACACCGTGAGTGGTTACAACGCCACAACTCAAGCTGGAGCCATCGCCGACGCTGGTTCTTCTACCACCGGCAATGGCGTCAGCGTTACCTCCCAGTACGACGCAACAACTCAAACCACCGCCTACGGCATTGAAGTTGCCACCGGAAATGGCCTCACCATCAACAACGAAGGAAAAGTTGAAGTCAACATCGATGCATTGAACTGCGCCGGTGAAGGTGATGGTGCCGAGTGCTACGGCACTGGTGCTCAGGCCACGGGAGATGCAACAACAGCGATCGGGTCAGGCGCGACATCCACTGCCGCTGGTGCAACAACGTTGGGCAATTCAGCAACAGCGAGCGGAACCAATGCAACAGCGTTAGGCATAGCAGCTGATGCCAGCGGAATCGACGCGATCGCCATCGGTAAAGCCGCAAAAGCCTCAGGCATCTATTCCATCTCAATGGGTGCAGAATCCAACGCAAGTGGCCGATCTTCAACGGCCCTGGGTGACCGGAGCATTGCTAGCGCAAACGACTCGACTGCACTCGGCAAAGGGGCTGAAGCAACGGCGCAGTCGTCCGTGGCCCTGGGGCATTCATCGATCAGCAGTGGGAACCAATCAACCGCGCTTGGAACACGCTCTAACGCTACAGGAAAAGACGCGATTGCCATTGGCTTCAAGTCTCAGTCCGATGGCTTGGGAAGTATCGCGCTCGGAACCGAAACGCTTGCCAATGGCACTGATTCGATCGCCCTCGGTTATCAAACCAAAGCAAGCGGAATCGACGCGATCGCCATCGGTAAAACCGCTAAAGCCTCAGGCATTTATTCCATCTCAATGGGTGCAGAATCTAATGCAAGTGGTCGTTCATCAACGGCCCTCGGTGATCGGAGCATTGCTAGTGCAAACGACTCCACTGCACTGGGCAAAGGGGCTGAAGCAACGGCGCAGTCATCCGTGGCACTGGGGCATTCATCGATCAGCAGTGGGAACCAATCAACCGCGCTTGGAACAAGCTCTAACGCTTCAGGAAAAGACGCGATTGCCATTGGCTTCAAGTCTCAGTCCGATGGTTTGGGAAGTATCGCGATCGGAACCGAAACGCGTGCCAATGGCACTGATGCGATCGCTCTCGGATATAAAACACAAGCCATTGGCGAACAATCAACATCAATTGGATCCAATACAAGTGCCACTGGTCGTTCATCATTCGCCGTTGGTCATGATGCAATCGCTACAGGGCAAAATTCTTTTGCCATTGGTACAGGTGCAAGATCTGAGTTGAATGATGCCATCGCGATCGGAACCAACACAACAGCCGAATATGGAACCGGTGGAGCGAAAAATGCCATCACCATCGGAACAAAAGGGAATGGAACAGCAGATCTGATCTTACCCGGCCTCGCTAACAAGCCAGAAAGTGGTACTCAGTATCTGGTTGTGGATGGCCAAGGTGTTGTGTCTGTCGGTGAAGCCATTCAAATTCCCGAAGTTAATATACAAGTACCAGACAAATTTGTGTGTGAACAGGATGGACCCAATGCAACCTGTTACGGACAAAATGCGACGGCCGCAGGTGATCGAACCACCGCAATTGGAGCTAACACAATTGCTGGCAGAGCACCTGACGCTACAGATTCACGTGTTGGGTCAACAGCTGTCGGTGCCTTGGCCAAAGCAACAGGCCATGACTCGGTTGCACTCGGTGTCAACACCTCCTCGTCTGGCAACAAATCCATTGCAGTCGGTGCACTCAGTCAGTCCACCGGAGACAGGGCCATCGCCATCGGCGATCTCTCGGCCTCTTCTGGCGAACAATCCGTTGCACTTGGATCCTCATCAACGGCACAGGGGCACTACTCCGCAGCCATTGGTTTCAAAGCCACAGCTAACGAGGCTTCATCGGTAGCCATAGGCCCCAACACAGCCACCACCCGTTCCGGCCAGATCGCTCTGGGCGCTGCTTCTGCCCAAGTCACCGTTGCCAACCTCGCCAATACAACCTCGGTCAGTGGACAGGATCCTTCCAGCTTCGGGGCGGTCATGGCCAATGGCGATGGCACCCTCATCCGCTCCGGCATCGGCAATGGACTGCAGGTTGAAGTTGATCAATCCACAGGTGATCTCAACCTCTCGGTGAACACCGGCAATGGCATCACCATTGGTGGTGGGGGCGTAGAAATCAACACCGGCAACAACATCTTCATCAACAACTCCGGTGCCCTCAGTGCTGCCAACACAACTGTGGCTGCTGGAACGGCCACAGCAGAGGATGGTGAAACTCAGTTAACAGCAACAACATCCGGAGGCACCACCGTCACCGGGGCCTGGAACAACGCCACCTCCACAGCCCGCTATGGCGTTGCGGTTGCAACAGGCAACGGACTGACCATCAACGACGGAAAAGTTGAAGTCAATGTCAGTCAAGGCAATGGCATCAGCATTGATGCCAACGGTGCAATTCAGGCCAATGAAGCCGTCGTCACGGCTGGCGACAACGTTGCCGTTTCAGCCAGCAAAAGCGACGACGGACGCACCACCACTTACAACGTCAGTGGTTACAACGCCACCACCACCGCAGGTCCCATCACAGGTGCAACCACGAACAGCACCGGTGGTGGTGTCAAAGTGACCTCCAAATACGATTCAAAAACTCAAACCACTGCTTACGGCGTTGAAGTTGTCACAGGCAATGGCATCACCATCAACAACGGCCAACTTGAAGTCAACACAGGCGGCAACAACATCATCGTGAACCCCAATGGTTCACTCAGTGCTGCCAACACAACTGTGGCTGCTGGAACGGCCACAGCAGAGGATGGTGAAACTCAGTTAACAGCAACAACATCCGGAGGCACCACCGTCACCGGGGCCTGGAACAACGCCACCTCCACAGCCCGCTACGGCGTTGCCGTAGCAACAGGTGATGGACTGACCATCAACGACGGAAAAGTTGAAGTCAATGTCAGTCAAGGTCATGGCATCAGCATTGATACCAACGGTGCCCTTCAGGCCAATGAAGCCGTCGTCACGGCTGGCGACAACACTGCCGTTTCAGCCAGCACCAGCAATGACGGACGCATCACCACTTACAGCGTCAGTGGTTACAACGCCACCACCACCGCAGGTCCCATCACAGGTGCAACCACGAACAGCACCGGTGGTGGTGTCAAAGTGACCTCCAAATACGATTCAAAAACTCAAACCACTGCTTACGGCGTTGAAGTTGTCACAGGCAATGGCATCACCATCAACAACGGCCAACTTGAAGTCAACACAGGCGGCAACAACATCATCGTGAACCCCAATGGTTCACTCAGTGCTCTCAAAACAACTGTCTCTCCAGCTGATCAAAAGGTCACCATCACCACAACAGGTGGTTTTGATCAGGCCAACAACTTCACCACCGATTACGCCGTCGGAATCAACATCTCTGATCGTGCTTTCGATGCACTCACATGCGAAGGAGATGGAGAGGGCGCGGAATGCTACGGAAAAGGCGCCAAGGCCACGGGCAAGTTCACCACTGCCATCGGCGCACAATCATCAGCCATCACGACCAATGTCGAAAATGCCATCGCCGGTGCCACTGCTGTTGGCTATGGCTCCAATGCCGGCTCCCGCGGCTCCACCGCGATAGGCGTCGCGACAAACGCATCTGGTGAATTCGCTACTGCGCTAGGCAGTGATGCCCGCGCCAACAGCACAGGCTCGATCGCGTTGGGAAAGGCGGCGAAGGCCACTGCCAACTTGACCACGTCAATCGGCGCTGGGGCGGATGCCAGTGGTATCGAATCCATAGCTCTGGGATCCAGGGCCACCTCGGTTGGTGAGAGTTCAACCGCTCTGGGCTCGAATGCCAATTCAAGTGGATACCGCGCCACGGCACTGGGCTACAGAGCCATAGCAAATGGCAGCACCTCAACAGCGTTGGGAAAAGAGACAGAAGCAAATGGCTCTGGATCTGTCGCCGTTGGTGCTATGGCCAAGTCGACAGCCAACTCATCAACGGCTTTAGGTGCTGGAGCACAGGCTTCCCAGACCAGAACCGTTGCCATCGGCACCTTGGCTAATGCGTCTGGAACTGACGCCGTGGCGTTGGGTGCCAGAACAAAAGCGTCTGGTACCTCGGCGGTAGCGCTGGGCGATGGCAGCCAAGCCACTCACATCGATGCTGTTGCCATCGGACCTGGCGCAGCAACTACAGCTGATGACCGCATCACCCTTGGCACCGAAGACACCAGTTATCAAACCCCGGGCCTCAGATCTGTCAGCGGCCAGGATTATTCGTTGGTCGTGACGAACCAGACCGGTGTTCTCGGTGCCCTGAACCTCGGCAGCTTGCCCAATGACACCACCTTCTGCGTCGGCAGCGGGCAGGAGTCCACCTGTTACGGCGAAAATGCCAGATCCCAGGGATCTGGCACCACCGCCATGGGTGCCAACAGCGTTGCCGATAGCGGTGCCGGAGCCGATGAAATCGTTGCGGCAACGGCACTGGGTGCCAGAACAGAAGCCACCGGTGCCGGCTCCACTGCTCTCGGCACCGGAGCCGATGCGTCCGGAGAAGGCTCCATCTCCTCCGGTATGAATTCGTCGGCGACCGGCCGTGGTGCCCTGGCCTATGGCTTCGGGGCGAATGCTTCGGCGGAAAACACCATGGCCATGGGTGGTTTTGCCTCCGCCAACGGCGACAACTCCGTCGCCATCGGTGCTGGTGCCGTCGCCAATGGACGCCGCGCCATCGCCTTCGGTGCCGGTGCACGGGCCCTCGGTTTCAACACCGATCCCATCGCCTTCGGTACCAACGCCCTCTCCGATGGCACCGCCACCACCTCCTACGGCGGTGAATCCAAAGCCACCGGCACCAACGCCACCGCCATGGGCGCCTATTCCACCGCCAATGGCGTCAATGCCGTTGCCATGGGCAGCAACGCCATCGCCAATGGTCGCAACGTCATCGCCATCGGTGCCGGGGCACAGGCCCTCGGCTTCAACACCAACAGCCTCGCCATCGGCACCCAGGCCTTCGCGGATGGCACCGATGTCACCGCTCTCGGTGCCGGGGCACGCGCCACGGGCACACGCTCCACCGCCGTCGGTGCCGGCGCCACCACCACCCGCAACGATCAACTCGTTCTCGGCACCGCCTCCACATCGGTCACCACCCCCAGCCTCCAGGCCACCAACCAAATCAACGCTGACGCCATCAACGAATCCATGGGCATGGTCATGACCAATGCCGATGGCAGCCTCAAGCGCACCAATGTCGTCACCGCCGACAGCACCGCCGTCTCCATCAACGGCGGCAGCAAGCCCATCCTGCTCAACAGCAACACCACCGCCAAGCAGCGTTTTGACACCGAAAGCTCCATGCGCTTCTCAGGCATGGCCAGCAACGGCAACTTTGCCGGCGCACGCGATCAGAACCTCCTGGGTGAAAAGCGCATGCTCACCGTGGATGGTGAGGGCAACGCCGGCACCTCACGCTTCAACGAAACCGACGTCATCAACACCATCAATCAGGTGAATCTGAACAACAGCCAGATTGATCAGAACACCCAGCAGATCGACCAGAACATCACCAACATTGCCGACAACACCAGCAACATCCGCAGGAACAAAAAGAAGATCAACAAGCTCGAGGGTGCCGCCAGCGCGCTTGGCGATGCAGCCCAGGCCGCCGGCGCCATGGGGGCTGCTCTCTCCGGCGTTCCCGAACTCTCACTGCTGCCTGAGGAACCGATGCGCTGCGGGTTCGCTGGTGGTGGCTACGGCTCCCAGTACGCCATCGCCGGTGGCTGCGCGGCTCGCATCAAAGACAGCATCCATCTCAACGGCGCCATCGCCTACGCACCATCGATTGACTACAGCTACGGCTCCACCAGCTCCCTGGCTGGACGAGTCGGCATCTCCTTCCCCATCGGCGGCTCGAAACCCGCCAGCACAAAGCCTGCAGCTGTTGAGGCAGAGCCAACCGAAACCTCGCTTGATCTCGCACCCACAGATGGTTCAGCACCCCCGGTGCAACCGCTCTGGTATCGCACCGAGGTGAAGCAGGAAATCGCCAAGCTCAATGAAGGCGTCAAAAACCGCGATCAGCAGATTCAAGATCTCAAAACACGCCTCGAGCAACTGATGCAAGCTCCCCCAACAAATGGGGCTGCCTCTCAGGCCAGTGACGACATCGTCGCCCTGCTCAAGCAACGGATTGCGGAACTGGAGGAGGAGAAGAAGAGATCCGAAGAGGAGGATCAACGCCAGAATGCTCAGATCGAAGCGCTTGAGAAGAAACTGGCCGAC encodes:
- a CDS encoding sulfotransferase family 2 domain-containing protein, which codes for MTAFGALERSLVLVIAEVRWCVAPVPKVASTLLKRLAVIASGREPGERASVGETRPALAIHRSDVHQLPALAQLSQQQQEQLLADPHGLRLAVTRHPAERLLSFWHDKLHLADPSYAPLNASVQSVRGRDRLEPCRFQDFLAYLEEHWQLLQSDGHLRPQRQWLGEAELFNQRLDRDQLIKDLPPLLEPLLPAERLQRIQQELQRYDDQFRQRLAKRWQDAYSKDALARLERLYGVDLEAYGYGLPRRRGDKVRPLAALDTDALVDPLQQLRDRHLQIAGLQQQLLEAQQQLSVAQQALQRPPLPSIDPPQGQWPPHNSPEAGLAHLYEAISQNRSQEVLDQVASLHGHPHAGEVAYLAGLAHAQLGQHELALRAYERAQAAGFLTPYVLFNGGNACRAVGNNVEAIRLYREALEPFPSFHEAHINLSQAYLNAGDRDAAERQLRLLLRDQPTAYQAAFALGNLLRELKRDAESVEAFRLCLEHAPNYADAWNNLGLAYGALKQSAAAMASYRQALAIDANFKPSRQNLAQGLIQEKRHADALEQFEQFSGLASLTPMETVIGLQGRIACLMELDRYQDGLSVADAVSDDKRLQLMARLHVLPVLYRDDQQVAEVRRRWSDDAHQLYSLLEGINQDDAAWPELYAHAWSLTNFYLAYQMDNDRPLQELYAGILDRILRPKLAQFMQPRPQRDPADPRPLRVGVISPHLINHNGSIWALGWLEAIAGNSGYEIFSYNIGESEDSGSERFAALGTYRHLPLKPDNPEPMLQQILDDQLDLLLFTDIGMHAASKVTSVLQLAPVQGQGWGHPISSGSRTIHYYFSGEGMEPPGNEAHYSETLYRLPKTGLNYETPAAIHDGQLLYDKFDLPRDRPILNSLQSTFKYLPRNDWTYAEIAKRHPEAFIVLVGHMGSNSICDRLYERMRPHFEHRNLVIEEHLRILPRLDYGDFMGLFAISHHTIDTIDWNGGNSSMQSLSLDCPVVTLPTEFMRGRHTVSMLEVLELPELIAKDVDDYVAISVRLLQEAAFYAEMKQAIGERKQRLFHDKSVAVAFQTAVETVCRQRPAVGQLPLESLDLAA